The Cystobacter ferrugineus genome includes a window with the following:
- a CDS encoding DUF2135 domain-containing protein, which produces MLSVLLAVLLTQAPPAPPRQQGVPIGKGKTPPTVRLTAPSGGWTVDRMLLVEGTVSDTTIDPVVLSINGDRYLMRTFGGRFRRKFPAASGKNVVTVMATNQGGTTRAQATSYAQIPPVPLKAILTSDTEGVYTDLHIYEPTQDSVTPGKDGKGAQLDLRKMAHVYWANTESPSGGTFFLNEQGESSFDDPAYGPYLYVHRAPPQGVYLIATNYWPSGDKAHTVATLNVALYEGTPQEVRRMVRIPLATPGSTRVLAWVNVLGEGKAEVYVPGQGPAPKSPAWPVNLEDAVKKLTQGGGLDEGGGEGEGE; this is translated from the coding sequence ATGCTGTCCGTCCTCCTGGCCGTGTTGCTCACCCAGGCCCCGCCCGCGCCTCCGCGGCAGCAGGGCGTCCCCATCGGAAAGGGCAAGACGCCCCCCACCGTGCGCCTCACCGCTCCCTCGGGAGGGTGGACGGTGGACCGGATGCTGCTCGTGGAGGGAACGGTGAGTGACACCACCATCGATCCAGTGGTGCTCTCCATCAACGGAGACCGCTACCTGATGCGCACCTTCGGGGGTCGCTTCCGGCGCAAGTTCCCCGCCGCCAGCGGCAAGAACGTCGTCACGGTGATGGCCACCAACCAGGGGGGCACCACGCGCGCCCAGGCCACCAGCTACGCGCAGATTCCCCCCGTGCCCCTCAAGGCCATCCTCACCAGCGACACCGAGGGCGTCTACACGGACCTGCACATCTACGAGCCCACCCAGGACAGCGTCACGCCGGGCAAGGACGGCAAGGGCGCGCAACTGGACCTGCGCAAGATGGCTCACGTGTACTGGGCCAACACCGAGAGCCCCAGCGGGGGCACCTTCTTCCTCAACGAGCAGGGCGAGTCGTCCTTCGACGATCCCGCCTACGGCCCCTACCTCTACGTGCACCGGGCTCCGCCCCAGGGCGTCTACCTCATCGCCACCAACTACTGGCCCAGCGGCGACAAGGCCCACACCGTGGCCACGCTCAACGTGGCGCTCTACGAGGGCACGCCCCAGGAGGTGCGCCGCATGGTGCGCATCCCGCTCGCCACGCCCGGCTCCACGCGGGTGCTCGCGTGGGTGAACGTGCTGGGCGAGGGCAAGGCCGAGGTGTACGTGCCCGGCCAGGGTCCGGCCCCCAAGTCCCCCGCGTGGCCCGTCAACCTGGAGGACGCCGTCAAGAAGCTCACCCAGGGGGGCGGCTTGGACGAAGGCGGCGGCGAAGGCGAAGGCGAGTGA
- a CDS encoding MG2 domain-containing protein produces the protein MKSIARIAALAALVSAGVAAAKPLYLTVPRAYGSHEPVAVDVAFESKGPVELRVLKPDNLEAFIRAQGDIRRAYETPPTLANPGNALSRGLNATRSPGTFLLNALGTDFREALAPRLPARPPPPPGQPLARVAEGARKLVGVPAGFTAVRSQWLNLDLGGSDREFSVPGFDTSFYDSGFQERRVTLAPLPTGTYLLQLVQGRVEGQVVLVVTDLTVQLKQTDGQVLVRVAGRDQRPRVGAQVQVYLPNGKGPSGSTDAQGEVRLPVQEPRIIATATADGDTALVDTDFYSSLAVAPDVFIYSDRPIYKPGDEVKFRGLVRQPDSFLARLFTPRRRDVAVKLVSAEGREVKTQARVDEFGAFNGSVKVPEDLGTGVLRVTAELDSQPHQGEARVQDYVKPTFYLELRPGSETVVPGQSIKATVQARRYDGAVPAETRYEVFLYRTLLDAPAWVDDAGLGGQGSAVTYGSASTTEGKLSVPERLYSTVAQREVEEDPWASAATFDAEGNAVIEIPVPALKPGEERLPYRYTLTVRARDDQQTFANASAAFFLSKVEVLGSARYSAAVVKKGGEAVLSVRATTLSGKPYGVTPGEVEFVLRRADGEEKSLGKKSFTTGPDGTAREKVPTSDAGAVLARVTVKDKGGETWTGEEQLLVIGAESEPVAQVPTLTLAALASTLSPGDTAQLVGLLPQGFGPNGTDGGPVWVTLSGAGVYGTKLVELKGRTLVYDFEVEKRFGSAVYASVAYPTAAGGWEERTVGFRIVPAERTLRVSLQPRRAEATPLTEQVIDVRVTNHEGEGVVSQVSVGVVDKAVYAIQSEFRPRVLDFFYPPGRDNVATFVSSEFQGYGYGEAIARKLSGLPDHAFASIKPPTRQAKDLERDTAFWSPTLVTDRDGRATVRFKLPSNQTLWVVTGVAADTSGRFGEGTAEFATRGGLALYAALPQFLRQGDEARASVRLSAGEKSPDSQQLNVRLVASGVLDAAEDQRKVQLAKGGEQVLPLQLKTKGAGLAQLAVEVTGGKEPLRDKHVLDVRPAVLEEPVKVSKWGGGELSLPAAPSAKVADVELVLQPSLVDAALANVRELLTYPYGCLEQLVSTTVPNVALYQTLKKAGVLESLDTDSQGLLAEARSRAVQGTARILDMGVKGGGFTWFSGYSQADLPMTLIALDGLAYAMEAGLVDRNEPRITESLRWLEAQEGLPFEWDATRAWVLARMDGERQAARVRALVEAAPPGDLYPLALAVLAAEKAGVMKEPALKGRIDALVAQSNEGFVTLAKLPAPSEAMWRYPLRRVGLTAILAHAASFGSLDVAKARRRLLEALSEPGLSTFDRSTALLHSLWLIERDAKEFRKLPPPEVKGTKSPVRFSPRGMGLVAVLEPGTRGVQVADFQGVASLRGTAATPLTDVKPMAEGMSLTRAYYVLRESGKVRLEPGTSLNQGEVVYVELTLDARGENRNRSAYYVVEDAVPAGFTPLVEDKEYRAAPHELPLAPEALKRRSLSPQRATFFFEEPAWWSDSPRTVGYVMRAQFVGTFSAPPAVIEDMYVTSIRGRTGTDVLKVEASRTDVGPGGGG, from the coding sequence ATGAAGTCCATCGCTCGCATCGCGGCCCTGGCCGCGCTGGTGTCCGCCGGGGTGGCCGCGGCCAAGCCCCTCTACCTCACCGTGCCCCGCGCCTACGGCAGCCACGAGCCCGTCGCCGTGGACGTGGCCTTCGAGAGCAAGGGGCCCGTGGAGCTGCGGGTGCTCAAGCCCGACAACCTCGAGGCCTTCATCCGCGCGCAGGGCGACATCCGCCGCGCGTACGAGACGCCGCCCACGCTCGCCAATCCGGGCAACGCGCTCAGCCGTGGCCTCAACGCCACGCGCTCCCCGGGCACCTTCCTGCTCAACGCGCTGGGCACCGACTTCCGCGAGGCGCTGGCGCCGCGTCTGCCCGCGCGGCCTCCTCCTCCTCCGGGCCAGCCGCTGGCCCGCGTGGCCGAGGGCGCACGCAAGCTCGTGGGGGTGCCCGCCGGCTTCACCGCGGTGCGCAGCCAGTGGTTGAACCTGGACCTGGGCGGCTCGGATCGCGAGTTCAGCGTGCCGGGCTTCGACACCTCGTTCTACGACAGTGGCTTCCAGGAGCGCCGCGTGACGCTCGCGCCCCTGCCGACCGGCACCTACCTGCTCCAGCTCGTCCAGGGCCGCGTGGAGGGGCAGGTGGTGCTCGTCGTCACGGACCTCACCGTGCAGCTCAAGCAGACGGATGGCCAGGTGCTGGTGCGCGTGGCGGGGAGGGATCAGCGGCCCCGCGTGGGCGCCCAGGTGCAGGTGTACCTGCCCAACGGCAAGGGCCCCTCGGGCTCCACGGACGCGCAGGGCGAGGTGCGGCTGCCCGTGCAGGAGCCGCGCATCATCGCCACCGCCACGGCCGACGGGGACACGGCGCTCGTGGACACGGACTTCTACTCGTCGCTCGCGGTGGCGCCCGACGTGTTCATCTACAGCGACAGGCCCATCTACAAGCCGGGCGACGAGGTGAAGTTCCGCGGGCTCGTGCGCCAGCCGGACAGCTTCCTCGCGCGCCTGTTCACCCCCCGCCGCCGCGACGTGGCGGTGAAGCTCGTGTCGGCCGAGGGCCGCGAGGTGAAGACGCAGGCGCGGGTGGACGAGTTCGGCGCCTTCAACGGAAGCGTGAAGGTGCCCGAGGACCTGGGCACCGGCGTGCTGCGCGTCACGGCCGAGCTGGACAGCCAGCCGCACCAGGGCGAGGCGCGCGTGCAGGACTACGTGAAGCCCACCTTCTACCTGGAGCTGCGGCCCGGGTCGGAGACGGTGGTGCCGGGCCAGTCCATCAAGGCCACGGTGCAGGCGCGCCGGTATGACGGCGCCGTGCCCGCGGAGACGCGCTACGAGGTGTTCCTCTACCGCACGCTGCTGGACGCGCCGGCCTGGGTGGATGACGCGGGCCTGGGCGGGCAGGGCAGCGCGGTGACGTACGGCAGCGCCTCCACCACGGAGGGCAAGCTGAGCGTGCCCGAGCGCCTGTACTCCACGGTGGCCCAGCGCGAGGTGGAGGAGGACCCGTGGGCGAGCGCCGCGACGTTCGACGCCGAGGGCAACGCGGTGATTGAGATCCCCGTGCCCGCGCTCAAGCCGGGCGAGGAGCGCCTGCCGTACCGCTATACCCTCACGGTGCGCGCGCGGGATGACCAGCAGACGTTCGCCAACGCGAGCGCCGCCTTCTTCCTCTCCAAGGTGGAGGTGCTGGGCAGCGCGCGCTACTCGGCGGCGGTGGTGAAGAAGGGCGGCGAGGCGGTGCTGAGCGTGCGCGCCACCACGCTGTCCGGCAAGCCCTACGGCGTCACGCCGGGCGAGGTGGAGTTCGTGCTGCGCCGCGCGGATGGCGAGGAGAAGAGCCTGGGCAAGAAGAGCTTCACCACGGGGCCGGATGGCACGGCACGCGAGAAGGTGCCCACCTCGGACGCGGGCGCGGTGCTGGCGCGCGTCACGGTGAAGGACAAGGGCGGTGAGACGTGGACGGGCGAGGAGCAACTGCTCGTCATCGGCGCGGAGAGCGAGCCGGTGGCCCAGGTGCCCACGCTGACGCTGGCGGCGCTCGCGAGCACGCTGTCTCCGGGTGACACGGCGCAGCTCGTGGGCCTCTTGCCCCAGGGCTTTGGCCCCAATGGCACGGACGGCGGCCCGGTGTGGGTGACGCTGTCGGGCGCGGGGGTGTACGGCACGAAGCTCGTCGAGTTGAAGGGCCGCACGCTCGTGTACGACTTCGAGGTGGAGAAGCGCTTTGGCAGCGCGGTGTACGCGTCGGTGGCGTACCCCACGGCGGCGGGCGGCTGGGAGGAGCGCACGGTGGGCTTCCGCATCGTCCCCGCCGAGCGCACGCTGCGCGTGTCGTTGCAGCCCCGGCGCGCCGAGGCCACGCCCCTCACCGAGCAGGTCATCGACGTGCGGGTGACGAACCACGAGGGCGAGGGCGTGGTGTCGCAGGTGTCCGTGGGCGTGGTGGACAAGGCCGTCTACGCCATCCAGAGCGAGTTCCGCCCCCGGGTGCTCGACTTCTTCTACCCGCCGGGCCGCGACAACGTGGCCACCTTCGTGTCCTCCGAGTTCCAGGGCTACGGCTACGGCGAGGCCATCGCCCGCAAGCTCTCGGGACTGCCGGACCATGCCTTCGCCTCCATCAAGCCGCCCACGCGGCAGGCGAAGGACCTCGAGCGCGACACGGCCTTCTGGAGCCCCACCCTCGTCACCGACCGGGATGGGCGGGCCACGGTGCGCTTCAAGCTGCCCTCCAACCAGACGCTCTGGGTGGTGACGGGCGTGGCGGCGGACACCTCGGGCCGCTTCGGCGAGGGCACGGCGGAGTTCGCCACGCGCGGCGGGCTCGCCCTGTACGCGGCGCTGCCGCAGTTCCTCCGCCAGGGAGACGAGGCGCGCGCGTCGGTGCGCCTGTCGGCGGGGGAGAAGTCCCCGGACAGCCAGCAGTTGAACGTGCGGCTCGTGGCGTCGGGCGTGCTCGACGCCGCCGAGGATCAGCGCAAGGTGCAGCTCGCCAAGGGAGGAGAGCAGGTGCTGCCCCTCCAGCTCAAGACGAAGGGCGCGGGCCTGGCGCAGCTCGCGGTGGAGGTGACGGGGGGCAAGGAGCCGCTGAGGGACAAGCACGTGCTGGACGTGCGCCCGGCGGTGCTCGAGGAGCCGGTGAAGGTGTCGAAGTGGGGCGGCGGCGAGCTGTCCCTGCCCGCGGCGCCGAGCGCGAAGGTGGCGGACGTGGAGCTGGTGTTGCAGCCCTCGCTCGTGGACGCGGCGCTCGCCAACGTGCGGGAGCTGCTCACCTACCCGTACGGGTGCCTGGAGCAGCTCGTGTCCACCACGGTGCCCAACGTGGCGCTGTACCAGACGCTGAAGAAGGCGGGCGTGCTGGAGTCGCTCGACACGGACAGCCAGGGCCTGCTCGCCGAGGCGCGCAGCCGCGCGGTGCAGGGCACGGCGCGCATCCTGGACATGGGCGTGAAGGGCGGCGGCTTCACCTGGTTCAGCGGCTACAGCCAGGCGGATCTGCCCATGACGCTCATCGCGCTGGACGGGCTCGCGTACGCGATGGAGGCGGGGCTCGTGGACCGCAACGAGCCGCGCATCACCGAGAGCCTGCGCTGGCTGGAGGCGCAGGAGGGCCTGCCCTTCGAGTGGGACGCCACGCGGGCGTGGGTGCTGGCGCGCATGGACGGCGAGCGGCAGGCGGCCCGGGTGCGCGCGCTGGTGGAGGCCGCGCCGCCGGGAGACCTCTACCCGCTGGCGCTGGCGGTGCTGGCGGCGGAGAAGGCGGGGGTGATGAAGGAGCCCGCGCTCAAGGGCCGCATCGACGCGCTGGTGGCCCAGAGCAACGAGGGCTTCGTCACCCTGGCGAAGCTGCCCGCGCCGAGCGAGGCCATGTGGCGCTATCCGCTGCGCCGGGTGGGCCTCACGGCGATCCTCGCCCACGCGGCGTCCTTCGGGTCGCTGGACGTGGCCAAGGCGCGCCGGCGGCTCCTGGAGGCGCTGTCGGAGCCGGGGCTGTCCACCTTTGATAGAAGCACGGCGCTCCTGCACTCGCTGTGGCTCATCGAGCGGGACGCGAAGGAGTTCCGCAAGCTGCCGCCGCCCGAGGTGAAGGGGACGAAGAGCCCGGTGCGCTTCAGCCCGCGGGGCATGGGGCTGGTGGCGGTGCTGGAGCCGGGCACGCGCGGCGTGCAGGTGGCGGACTTCCAGGGCGTGGCGAGCCTGCGGGGCACGGCGGCCACGCCGCTCACGGACGTGAAGCCCATGGCCGAGGGCATGAGCCTCACGCGCGCCTATTACGTCCTGCGCGAGAGCGGCAAGGTGCGGCTCGAGCCGGGCACTTCGCTCAACCAGGGCGAGGTGGTGTACGTGGAGCTGACGCTGGACGCGCGCGGGGAG
- a CDS encoding DUF1175 family protein: protein MLSLLLLLSLHAAPASAGEAPLRREVARVAIAQVRQMDPAWHPAQRDCAGFVRFVFRGAYRRWRPARLTTPLWRDARGEPSDFADAETLLAQSFAPLGRDEATRESLRTGDVVAFRLERDAGPIFHLMLVVRPEDKAHAPTRVVYHPGEPGTAVRTGVLQSLVTEAPLEWRPVPQNTAFLGFFRFKEWTR, encoded by the coding sequence ATGCTCTCCCTGCTCCTGCTCCTGTCGCTCCACGCCGCGCCCGCCAGCGCCGGGGAGGCCCCGCTGCGCCGCGAGGTGGCCCGCGTGGCGATCGCCCAGGTGCGCCAGATGGACCCCGCGTGGCACCCGGCGCAGCGCGATTGCGCGGGCTTCGTGCGCTTCGTCTTCCGCGGGGCCTACCGGCGCTGGCGCCCCGCGCGGCTCACCACGCCCCTGTGGCGTGACGCCCGGGGAGAGCCCAGTGACTTCGCGGACGCCGAGACGCTGCTCGCCCAGAGCTTCGCGCCGCTCGGCCGGGACGAGGCCACGCGCGAGTCGTTGCGCACCGGGGACGTGGTGGCCTTCCGTCTGGAGCGCGACGCGGGCCCCATCTTCCACCTGATGCTCGTGGTGCGCCCCGAGGACAAGGCGCATGCCCCCACGCGCGTCGTCTATCATCCGGGGGAGCCGGGCACCGCGGTGCGCACCGGCGTCCTCCAGTCGCTCGTCACCGAGGCGCCCCTGGAGTGGCGTCCGGTGCCCCAGAACACCGCCTTCCTCGGCTTCTTCCGCTTCAAGGAGTGGACACGATGA